The following are encoded in a window of Terriglobales bacterium genomic DNA:
- a CDS encoding NADH-quinone oxidoreductase subunit N: MPTSFFTGTDYALSLPMILLSLFGLGVLIIDLMLPAEWKRWNAATALIGLAFSTAAVVRVHLGHFADGRPLVGSFAYLTNSGGQVVGSVLMDGFAIYFFYLFLLGAAVAILMSVHYLEIEREHHGEFYALILFSVVGMMCMASGYDIVLLFIGLELMAISTYVLVGFLRRDKRSNEAALKYLLLGAFSSGIFAYGLSLLYGLSGSTNLYVIAQALQHNYRINPKDPIAIVAMLTTATGLLFKVAAVPFHQWAPDAYEGAPTSVTGYMSVAVKAAGWAMLLRIFLWGLYPLRPVYLPLLVFVSIATMTGGNLAALTQSNLKRLLAYSSISHVGYMLLGLIASDNITNKTGIQGILVYLLVYTFMNLGAFAVVTSLRRRDIIGDEIDDIAGLFFKAPTEAVLMLLFLLSLAGIPPLAGFYGKYFIFLSLIQTGHYLLASVAVLYAVLGLYYYMRIANAMFMRQATEPDPVVISPGMQIALAVTAIGTVGIGIFPEFFIRAAGWSLGMQQTGTSLLGLLR, from the coding sequence TTGCCTACGTCTTTCTTTACCGGCACCGATTACGCGCTGTCGCTTCCCATGATCCTGCTTTCGCTGTTCGGCCTCGGCGTGCTGATCATCGACCTGATGCTGCCCGCCGAATGGAAGCGCTGGAACGCGGCCACGGCGCTGATCGGCCTCGCCTTCTCGACGGCGGCGGTAGTGCGCGTTCACCTCGGACACTTTGCCGACGGACGCCCGTTGGTCGGCAGCTTCGCTTACCTGACGAACTCCGGCGGGCAGGTGGTCGGGTCCGTGCTCATGGACGGGTTCGCCATTTACTTCTTCTACTTGTTCCTGCTGGGCGCCGCTGTCGCCATCCTGATGTCGGTGCACTACCTGGAAATCGAGCGCGAGCACCACGGCGAGTTCTATGCCCTCATCCTGTTCTCTGTTGTCGGCATGATGTGCATGGCCAGCGGCTACGACATCGTGCTGCTGTTCATCGGCCTGGAACTGATGGCGATTTCCACCTACGTGTTGGTCGGCTTCCTCCGGCGTGACAAGCGGTCCAATGAAGCCGCCCTGAAGTACCTTCTGCTGGGCGCTTTCTCCAGCGGCATCTTCGCCTATGGCCTTTCGCTGCTCTACGGGCTCTCGGGCAGCACCAACCTGTACGTGATCGCGCAGGCATTGCAGCACAACTACCGCATCAATCCCAAGGATCCGATCGCGATTGTCGCCATGCTGACCACCGCGACCGGCCTGCTGTTCAAGGTCGCCGCCGTGCCCTTCCACCAGTGGGCGCCCGACGCCTATGAAGGCGCTCCTACCAGCGTTACCGGTTACATGTCGGTCGCGGTCAAGGCCGCGGGCTGGGCGATGCTGCTCCGGATTTTCCTCTGGGGACTGTATCCGCTGCGGCCCGTGTACCTGCCGCTGCTGGTGTTTGTGTCGATTGCCACCATGACCGGCGGAAACCTGGCGGCACTGACGCAGTCGAACCTCAAGCGCCTGCTGGCCTATTCTTCGATCTCGCACGTCGGATACATGCTGCTCGGCCTTATCGCCAGCGATAACATCACCAACAAGACCGGCATCCAGGGCATCCTTGTCTACCTGCTGGTGTACACGTTCATGAACCTCGGCGCGTTCGCGGTTGTCACTTCGCTGCGGCGGCGCGACATTATCGGCGACGAGATTGACGATATCGCCGGTCTTTTCTTCAAGGCGCCCACCGAGGCCGTGCTGATGCTGCTGTTCCTGCTGTCGCTTGCTGGAATTCCGCCCCTGGCGGGCTTCTATGGCAAGTACTTCATCTTCCTCAGCCTGATTCAGACCGGACACTACCTGCTGGCCAGCGTTGCCGTGCTCTACGCCGTGCTCGGCCTCTACTACTACATGCGCATTGCCAACGCGATGTTCATGCGCCAGGCGACCGAACCCGACCCCGTCGTGATCAGCCCCGGCATGCAGATCGCGCTGGCGGTGACCGCGATTGGCACCGTTGGTATCGGAATTTTTCCTGAGTTCTTCATCCGCGCTGCCGGCTGGTCGCTGGGCATGCAACAGACAGGGACATCGCTCCTCGGCCTGCTGCGCTGA
- a CDS encoding NADH-quinone oxidoreductase subunit M produces MFNNHILSVILFTPLVGALILLFMPKENKNAIRWVANIFALAGLAVSLPLIPMFWAVKDQPGFKFIEGAANTWIPSIGAGYYLGIDGISFLLIILTTLLGWISILSSWDAIQDRVKEYYIWFLVLQTGMLGVFMALDMFLFFVFWEAMLVPMYLLIGIWGGPRKLYAAIKFFLYTLFGSVLMLLGILFLYFHHHTVIGVYTFAIPELYKTAPQITGTAAILLFFAFFIGFAIKVPMFPFHTWLPDAHVEAPTAGSVILAGVLLKMGTYGFIRFSLPFFPAIAMMPWVRTLLITVSIIGIIYGALVSLMQKDMKKLVAYSSVSHLGFCTLGIFVVNQAGLAGSVLQQINHGISTGALFLIVGVLYERRHTREISEYGGISNVMPVYATITMIMFLSSMGLPLLNGFIGEFTILQGTFVESKTWAAWAVPGVILAAAYLLWLYQRVFFGQVTNPKNEKLADLSPREVLTFAPLIAMALIIGLYPKPFFQILEQPVQQLVQTVRPSLTQNAKAINPTPSISVIPSGVNRQASAVERAQQRESRPVGQHAFSSNRAKVLAADTNNASVPIAAAAH; encoded by the coding sequence ATGTTTAACAACCACATCCTTTCCGTCATTCTGTTCACGCCCCTGGTGGGCGCCCTCATTCTCCTGTTCATGCCCAAGGAGAACAAGAATGCCATTCGCTGGGTGGCAAACATCTTCGCGCTCGCCGGGCTGGCGGTCTCGCTTCCGCTGATCCCGATGTTCTGGGCGGTGAAAGACCAGCCGGGATTCAAGTTCATTGAAGGCGCTGCCAACACCTGGATTCCTTCGATCGGCGCCGGGTATTACCTCGGCATCGACGGCATTAGCTTCCTGCTGATCATCCTGACCACGCTGCTGGGATGGATTTCGATCCTCTCTTCGTGGGATGCGATCCAGGACCGCGTGAAGGAATATTACATCTGGTTCCTGGTGCTGCAGACCGGCATGCTCGGCGTGTTCATGGCGCTCGACATGTTCCTGTTCTTCGTCTTCTGGGAAGCGATGCTGGTGCCAATGTACCTGCTGATCGGCATCTGGGGCGGCCCGCGCAAGCTTTATGCCGCGATCAAGTTTTTCCTCTACACCCTGTTTGGCTCGGTGCTAATGCTGTTGGGAATTTTGTTCCTCTATTTCCACCACCACACCGTCATCGGCGTGTACACCTTCGCCATTCCTGAGCTGTACAAGACGGCTCCGCAGATCACGGGCACGGCGGCGATCCTGCTGTTCTTCGCGTTCTTCATCGGGTTCGCCATCAAGGTGCCGATGTTTCCGTTCCACACCTGGCTACCGGATGCGCACGTGGAAGCTCCCACCGCCGGCTCCGTCATCCTGGCGGGCGTCCTGCTGAAGATGGGAACGTACGGTTTCATCCGCTTCTCGCTGCCGTTCTTTCCTGCGATCGCGATGATGCCGTGGGTGCGAACGCTGCTGATTACGGTCTCCATTATCGGCATTATTTATGGCGCGCTCGTCTCGCTAATGCAAAAGGACATGAAGAAGCTGGTGGCGTACAGCTCGGTCAGCCACCTCGGCTTCTGCACCCTGGGAATCTTTGTCGTGAACCAGGCAGGCCTGGCCGGGTCGGTGTTGCAGCAGATCAATCACGGCATCTCGACCGGCGCGCTGTTCTTGATCGTCGGCGTGCTGTACGAGCGGCGCCACACCCGCGAGATATCCGAGTATGGCGGCATCTCCAACGTCATGCCGGTGTACGCAACCATAACCATGATCATGTTCCTCTCCTCGATGGGCCTGCCGCTGCTGAACGGCTTCATTGGAGAGTTCACCATCCTGCAGGGCACGTTCGTCGAGAGCAAGACCTGGGCGGCGTGGGCGGTGCCGGGCGTCATCCTGGCGGCGGCATACCTGCTGTGGCTCTACCAGCGCGTATTCTTCGGCCAGGTAACCAATCCGAAAAATGAGAAGTTGGCGGACCTGAGCCCGCGCGAAGTCTTGACCTTCGCGCCGCTGATTGCCATGGCGTTGATCATCGGCCTTTATCCCAAGCCGTTTTTCCAGATCCTTGAGCAGCCGGTGCAGCAACTGGTGCAGACGGTCAGGCCCTCGCTAACGCAAAACGCGAAGGCAATCAACCCGACTCCCTCAATATCTGTCATCCCGAGCGGAGTGAACCGGCAGGCCAGCGCAGTCGAGAGAGCCCAACAGCGCGAGTCGCGACCGGTAGGCCAACACGCATTTTCATCCAACCGCGCAAAGGTTCTCGCAGCAGACACCAATAACGCGTCCGTGCCGATTGCGGCGGCGGCGCACTAG
- the nuoL gene encoding NADH-quinone oxidoreductase subunit L, translating into MFFLEHIWVVPLLPIFSAAVMFFFGRKLDKKSVNAFCVGTVVVAFAWSCLAVWQYTQTWQPAHNHGPYQTILYTWLGTGDLQHGITLPGAHGPFNFNADAGFLLDPLSSIWLLFVTGVGMLIHIYSIGYMAHEGGYYRFFGYLNLFMFSMLTLILGNNYTMLFVGWEGVGLCSYLLIGFYFHRHSASTAANKAFIVNRIGDAGFLMGMMTIAWYFGSVRFTDITHTLNTGHFAVGDPAITFATLMLFIGACGKSAQLPLYVWLPDAMEGPTPVSALIHAATMVTAGVYMVARSNALFILAPTSMKTVAIIGALTAIFAASIGLVQNDIKRVLAYSTVSQLGYMFLALGVGAFAAGVFHVFTHAFFKALLFLGSGSVIHAMSGEQDMRNMGDLSKRIPITYRTMLIGTLAIAGIPPLAGFFSKDEILWQAYSSHNGGFRVLWYVGFFAALMTAFYMFRLIYLTFWSPSRMSHEAEHHVHESPKSMTVPLMVLAFFSITAGFLGVPKALGGTNIFERFLEPVFATESVTAEAGGELPAVSEHAERAGTREAETATTMPKPEGKEEHGGAIEYILMGLSVALGFIGWFIAKHFYEKCEKGYCEPINAAAPPVYATLLNKYYVDELYDYAFTGRRALGPVRLGAMGLGEASWKFDATVIDGGVNGAGWMTRAVATLSNWWDKWIIDGVLVNGPAIVTRLVSYPVRLVQWGLVQWYALVMVGGLIGFVIYYMVR; encoded by the coding sequence CTGGATAAGAAGTCGGTCAACGCTTTCTGCGTCGGCACCGTGGTGGTCGCCTTCGCTTGGTCCTGCCTGGCGGTGTGGCAGTACACCCAGACTTGGCAGCCGGCGCACAACCACGGTCCCTACCAGACAATCCTTTACACCTGGCTGGGCACGGGGGACCTGCAGCATGGCATCACGCTGCCCGGCGCGCACGGCCCGTTCAACTTCAATGCCGATGCCGGTTTCCTGCTCGATCCGCTCTCCTCCATCTGGCTGCTGTTCGTGACCGGCGTGGGCATGCTGATCCACATTTATTCGATCGGCTACATGGCCCACGAAGGCGGCTACTACCGCTTCTTCGGTTACCTGAATTTGTTCATGTTCTCCATGCTCACCCTGATCCTGGGGAACAACTACACCATGTTGTTCGTCGGGTGGGAAGGCGTGGGCCTGTGCTCCTACCTGCTGATCGGGTTCTATTTCCACCGTCACTCCGCCTCGACCGCGGCCAACAAGGCATTCATCGTGAACCGCATCGGCGACGCCGGATTCCTGATGGGCATGATGACCATCGCCTGGTACTTCGGCTCGGTGCGCTTCACCGACATCACGCACACGCTGAACACCGGCCACTTTGCGGTTGGCGATCCCGCCATTACCTTCGCCACGCTCATGCTTTTCATCGGCGCCTGCGGCAAGAGCGCGCAGCTGCCGCTTTATGTCTGGCTGCCGGACGCCATGGAAGGCCCGACGCCGGTTTCCGCGCTCATTCACGCCGCCACCATGGTGACCGCGGGGGTGTACATGGTGGCGCGCTCCAACGCGCTGTTCATCCTGGCGCCGACCAGCATGAAGACGGTCGCCATCATCGGGGCGCTCACCGCCATCTTTGCCGCCTCCATCGGCCTGGTGCAGAACGACATCAAGCGCGTGCTCGCCTACTCCACCGTCTCCCAGCTCGGCTACATGTTCCTGGCGCTGGGCGTGGGCGCGTTCGCCGCGGGCGTGTTCCACGTCTTCACGCACGCATTCTTCAAAGCGCTGCTCTTCCTTGGCTCCGGCTCGGTGATTCACGCCATGAGCGGGGAACAGGACATGCGCAACATGGGAGATTTGTCCAAGCGCATTCCGATCACCTATCGCACCATGCTGATCGGAACGCTGGCCATTGCCGGCATCCCGCCGCTGGCGGGCTTCTTCTCCAAGGACGAAATTCTCTGGCAGGCATATTCCTCGCACAACGGCGGATTCCGCGTCCTGTGGTACGTGGGATTTTTTGCCGCGCTGATGACCGCTTTCTACATGTTCCGGCTCATCTACCTGACTTTCTGGAGCCCGAGCCGGATGAGCCACGAAGCCGAGCACCACGTGCACGAGTCGCCCAAGTCGATGACCGTGCCGCTGATGGTGCTGGCCTTCTTCTCCATCACCGCTGGATTCCTCGGGGTTCCCAAGGCGCTCGGCGGGACCAACATCTTCGAACGCTTCCTTGAGCCGGTGTTCGCCACCGAAAGCGTTACCGCGGAGGCCGGTGGTGAGCTTCCGGCTGTGAGCGAGCACGCGGAACGGGCGGGCACGAGGGAGGCTGAGACTGCCACCACGATGCCAAAGCCTGAGGGCAAGGAAGAACATGGCGGCGCCATCGAGTACATCCTCATGGGCCTGTCGGTGGCGCTGGGCTTTATCGGATGGTTCATCGCGAAGCATTTCTACGAAAAATGCGAGAAGGGCTATTGCGAGCCGATCAACGCTGCCGCTCCACCCGTGTATGCGACCTTGCTGAACAAATATTACGTTGACGAACTCTACGACTACGCTTTCACCGGACGCCGCGCGCTCGGCCCGGTTCGCCTGGGCGCGATGGGTCTCGGCGAGGCTTCCTGGAAATTCGACGCTACCGTGATCGACGGAGGCGTCAACGGCGCCGGCTGGATGACTCGCGCCGTCGCTACCCTATCCAACTGGTGGGACAAGTGGATCATTGACGGCGTGCTGGTTAACGGTCCCGCCATCGTGACCCGCCTGGTTTCCTACCCGGTGCGGCTGGTGCAGTGGGGCCTGGTGCAGTGGTACGCGCTGGTCATGGTCGGAGGGTTAATCGGGTTCGTTATTTATTACATGGTTCGGTAA